In the Granulosicoccus antarcticus IMCC3135 genome, GCCAGCCTGAGAATATGCCGCCCAGATTGACATCCTCCTCTCCCTGAAGAAAGAGGATTCCCACTAAGGAGCGCAATGTCCTGCGCCGAGACGGAGAATATTTCGAGCCGCGTTAACGTCACGATCATGCTGAACACCACATTCAACACATTGCCAGTCTCTTACCGAAAGAGCTCTTATTCCCTGCGGCCCGCACAGGCCTCCGCATTCGGAGCACGCTCGCGTGGTATAGGCTTCATTGATTTCTCGGTAGACAATACCGGCCTGCTGGCTCTTGTAGTCGAGCATTGTCTTGAAGCTGGCCCAGCTTGCGTCAAGCACAGACTTGGCCATCGTGGTTTTTGTCAGCTTCGAGTTACTGACATCTCCCACGTAGATCTCGCCGCATCGATTGACCAGATGGCGGCTGAATTTATGCAGGGCATCTGCTCTGCGATTCCTGATTTTTGCGTGAATCGCCCGGGCGCGCCGCTTGCGTCTTGCCCGTTGTGCCTTGGCAAGCTTGCCCTCCAGGTGGCGATACCAACGTCCCTCCAGCACGGTGCCATCGCTGCAGGTGGCAACCGTTTTCAGACCAAGATCGATACCTATACTGTCTTGCCCCTTGGGACACGTGCGATCAACCGAGACACAGAT is a window encoding:
- a CDS encoding RNA-guided endonuclease InsQ/TnpB family protein; protein product: MKSTCIKVLKGRVKDRHAPLLRSMATEVNQVWNYCNDLSDRMIRERGRWMSGFDFSAYTVGASKQFEHIGSSTIQETAEHYASKRSSAKRRKLRWRKSFGDKRSLGWVPFKARAAHWKHGQVFFAGSHFKVWDSFGLANYRFRAGCFTEDARGRWYFCICVSVDRTCPKGQDSIGIDLGLKTVATCSDGTVLEGRWYRHLEGKLAKAQRARRKRRARAIHAKIRNRRADALHKFSRHLVNRCGEIYVGDVSNSKLTKTTMAKSVLDASWASFKTMLDYKSQQAGIVYREINEAYTTRACSECGGLCGPQGIRALSVRDWQCVECGVQHDRDVNAARNILRLGAGHCAP